A stretch of DNA from Methylosinus sp. LW4:
GCGCCGGGCTCGCTCCCACGGAACAGCCGGTCGCCGAGCGCGACCAGATCGCCGCCAAAGACGGAAATCGCCGCTTCATTGGCGTAGACGATCGCCAGCGGCTCGCCAGCGGCGGCCACGATCGGCGCGCCGGACGCCTCGAGCGCGGCGAAGGCCGGATCGGCGCCGATCTGCGCGGCGAACGCCTCGCTCTCGATCCTGTCGTGCTCGCTCATATCGACAGCGCCTCTTCAGACGCGACAAGCGCCGGAAGCGGCGCGGAACAAAACGGCGCGGAACGCGCGTCGCGGCCGATCGAAGGTGAAGGATCGGTTAAATGAAACTTAAAGGTTCGTTACGGCTTGGTCTATGCGGCGAAGGACATTTTAACAAGCTTCGGCGATTCATGATGAACGGACGCGCCGCCCCTAGACCATAATTATGTTGCAATGCAACATGAGTTGAGCCATATTCGGCTCGGCGGCGCCTGTCCCGATCGCGATGCGCGATGGACGGCCGCAGGCGGTCGGCCGGCGCCCCTTCTTCGGCCGACGGGCGGCGCAGCCGACCCGACCAGAAGGAAGCATTCGTGAGCGAACCGATCTACCAGATACCGAACGAAGTCCGCGACTTCGCCGAGAAGAGCGTCGAGCAGGCGCGCAAGGCGTTCGAGGGATTCGCCGGAGCCGCGCATAAGGCGATCGGCTCCGTCGAGACGACGACCGCCACCTTCCAGGTCGGGGCCAAGGATGTGAGCGCCAAGGCGCTCGGCTACGCCGAAGCCAATGTGAACGCGGCCTTCGACCTCGCGCAGAAGCTGCTGCGCGCGAAAGACCCCCAGGAAGTGCTCCAGCTGCAAGCGGAGTATGTGAAGAGCCAGGTCGAGGCGATTCAGACCCAGGCCAAGGATCTCGGCGCCGCGCTGCAAAAAGCGACGACCGGCAAGTGATTTGCCGACGGCGCCGCGCCTTCGGCGCGCGGCGCCTCGACGAAGCGCGCTGCGGCGCGTCGTGAGTAGAGGCAGCGTCGAGTAGAGCGGCGTTTCCGCGGAGCTTCGAGCGCCGAAGGCGATTCGGGCGCGACATCAAACTGCCGACACCAGCACGAAAGGAGCCCGAAGCGATGGCCACCCATACGAGAGGTTCTTCCAAGCGCCCGACGCCGCCGAAGGAGCCGCCGATCACCCTCAAGGACGCGCTGGACGACGACGAGCCCGAGACGGCCCCGCTGGAGGCTGCGTCGCCCGTCGAGATCGACGCCGTCGCCGCCGCTCTGGAGGCCGCCGAGATCGAGGCCGTGACCGCGGCGCTGGAGCCTGTCGAGCTGGCGCTGACGCCGGCGGAGCCCGCCGCCATCGATGTCCCTACCGAGACCGCGCCGGAGCCCGTTTTCGACATTGCGCCGGAGCCAGCGCTCGAGACTGTGGCTGAGCCTGTCCTCGAGACGATCGCGGAGCCCGTCCTCGATGTCGTCGCAGAGCCGATCTCCGAGGCTCCGGCCGCGCCCGTGGCCATCATCGCCGCGACGATCGAAGCCGCGCCCGCCAAGGCCGAGCCGCTCGACCCGAGCCTTTGGTCGCTGAAGACTTTCGATCTCGTGAATGAGAACGCCGCCGCCGTCCTCGATCTGGCGCTGGCCCTCGGTCAGGCGCGCTCGGTGGGCGACGCGCTGGAGGCGCAATCGCGCTTCGCGAGCGAGCGCTACACGACTTTCCTCAAGCGCGCCAATGAGCTGGTGGAATTGTCGAGCCGCTGGTCGCCCTTCCGCTTCGCCGTCTCCGCCTTTGTGGCGTGAGCCCCGCGAAAATGCTCCTCGCCCGGCCGAATGCGCCGGGCGGAGCGCTCTGATCCCTACAGCGTCGCCTCGATCAGCGCGCGCAGCTCCGGCGTCGCCTCCGGCATGACGCCGAACCAGTCGCGGAACGCCGGCCGCGCCTGATGAATCAGCATGCCGAGCCCATCGACAGCGACATTGCCGCGGGCGCGGGCCGCGGCCAGCAGCGGCGTCTCCAGCGGCGCATAGACAATGTCGGAGACGAGCGCTTCCGCCGGCAGGCGATCCAATGGCAGATCGAGCGGCGGCTCGCCCACCATTCCCTGATTCGTCGTGTTCACCAGCAGGCCGGCGCCGGCGAGGCCCTCGGCGCGCTCCTCCCAGCGATGCGCCGTGACCGGAGCGCCGAAATCCGCTGAGATCTTCTGCGCCCGCTCGAGCGTGCGGTTGAACAGCCGCACCTCCGCCGCGCCGGAATCGATGAGCCCGGCGATGACCGCCCGCGCCGCCCCGCCCGCGCCGATCACCACCGCAGGCCCGGCGTCCGCCCGCCACATGGGCGCGGCGGCGCGCAGCGAGGCGGTGAAGCCGAAGCCGTCGTAATTTCGGCCGACGAGCGTTCCGTCCTCCTCCACCACCACGCAATTGACCGCGCCGATGCGCGTCGCGCTGGCGTCGAGGACATCGACGATGGCGAGCGCCGCCTCCTTATGCGGAATGGTGAGATTGCAGCCCGAGAAATTCAGCGCCGGCAGAGCGCGCAGCGCCGCCGCGAGCCGCCCCGGCTCTATGGCGAGCGGCGCATAGGCCCCGGCGAGGCCATAGCGGGCGAGCCAGTAATTGTGGATTTTGGGCGAGCGCGAATGCGAGATCGGCCAGCCCATCACGCCGGCGAGGAGAAAGCGGTCCTGCCCATGCATCTGCTTCTCCCCGCTTTTTCTCCCGCCCGCGCCTATTGCTTCGCCGCGCAGGCCCCCTGCCCTTGCGCAGAAAGCGCCGAAAAGAGCGCGGCGTCGGCGTCGAGGCCGGGATTGCCGGCCGTCAACAGCTTCTCGCCATAGAAGATGGAGTTGGCGCCGGCGACGAGGCACAAGATCTGCGCCTCGCGCGAGAGGCCGGAGCGGCCGGCGGACAGGCGCACGCGTGATTTCGGCATGAGGATGCGCGTCGTCGCGATCATGCGCACCAGCTCCAGCGAATCCACCGGCGGGCGCCCCTCGAGCGGCGTGCCCTCTATGGCCGCCAGCGCATTGATCGGCACGCTCTCGGGATGCGGATCGAAGGAGGCGAGAACCTGCAACATATGGGCGCGGTCGCGCACGCTCTCGCCCATGCCGATAATGCCGCCGCAGCACATTTCTATGCCGGCGCGGCGCACGGCGGCGAGCGTCTGCAGCCGATCCTCATAGGTGCGGGTGGTGACGATCTCGCCGTAGAATTCCGGCCCCGTGTCGAGATTATGATTATAGGCGGTGAGGCCCGCCTCCACGAGGCGCTCGGCCTGGCCGTCGTCCAGCATGCCGAGCGTGACGCAGGCCTCCATCCCGAGAGCCCGCACGCCGCGCACCATATCCAGCACGGCGTCGAAACGCTCGCCCTTGGGCGCCTGCCGCCAGGCCGCGCCCATGCAGAAGCGATCGGCCCCCGCCTCCTTCGCGCGCGCGGCGGCGTCCAGAACCTCGTCCACCTGCAGCAGCTCGACGCGATCGAGCTTGACCTCGCGGTGATGCGCAGATTGCGAGCAATAAGAGCAGTTCTCCGGGCAGCCGCCTGTCTTGATGCTGAGCAGCGCCGCCTTCTGCACGTCATTGGGATCGAAGAAGCGGCTGTGCAGCGCGCTCGCCCGCGCGATCAGCTCGAGCAGAGGCGCGTCGTGGATGGCGACGATCTCCTCCAGCGTCCAATCGTGACGGAGAGTGAAATCGGCGGGAGCGTTCATCGATCAGAGCCTCTCTGCGGCGTGGTTTCAGCGCGACTTTTTGGCGACGCGGCGCTCATTGCGCGTGAGCGGACGCTGCGGCTCCTCTTCCTCGCCGCCGGCGCCGGAAGGCGCGGAGGGCCGCGGCTTGCGCTGGAGCTGCGGATCGGCGCCGCGCAGAATGGCATAGACGACATAAGCGGCGACGGCCAGATCGAAACCGGTGAGGCCGAGCGTGAACCACGCCGGCGTGAACTCCGAGCCCGTGCCGAGATAATGGAACTGCAAATGCCAGAAGGGATGCAGAGCGAAGCCGATGGCGAGCCACCAGGGCGAGCCGACGAGGCCCAGCAGCCCGAAGGAGCCGAAAATAGCGAGGCCGGTCATTTCGATGCCGAACCAGGCCTTTGCATTGTCCGAGGCGAAGGCGAAACCGACATAGAGCGCAGCGGTGGCAATGAGCCCATAGGCCAGCGCGCGGCGGGAGCCCGCCTGCGGATAACGCTCCGACCAGCGCGCGAAAAAGGCGAAAGCCACGCCGATGAGCGCGCCGACGGCGGCGGGAATCAGAATCGAGGACGCGTCTTCCATGGTCGTGAGCTCACTGAGGGTACGGCCGCAGCGAGGTCTATAAGTCGGACCGGCGGAGGCGACAAGGGAGGGGGCGGGCGGCGTCGGACGCCGGCCCTTCCGGCGCTCCCCTCGTTTTCCACGCAAGGTATGATAAAGTATGACTCTCTCGAAAAGGAGGCGCCCGTGGCCGAGATCGAACGTCTCACCATTACATTGCCGTCCGACATGGCCTCCGTGGTCAAGAGCGCGGTCGCGGTCGGCGACTACGCCTCGACCAGCGAGGTCGTCCGCGAAGCCATTCGTGACTGGAAAATAAAGCGCGCCCTGCAGCTTCAGGAGCTGGCCGCGTTGAAGGCGGAGATAGACAAAGGGCTCGCCGACGTCGCGGCAGGCCGGGTGAAAAAATTCGACGCAGAATCCATCATTGCGCGTGGGAGGAAATTATTGGCGAGCCGCTCTCCCTCCGTCTGACCGATGCGGCGGAAGCCGACCTGGCCGAAATCTGGGCTCATATCGCTTCCGACTCGGAAGCCTCAGCGACACGGCTGCTCCGGGAGATCGAGACGAGTTGCTCTGGATTGCTCGACTTTCCTTTCGCAGGAGTTTCGCGCGAGCGACTGGCGCGCGGTCTCCGTGCGACGTTCAAAGGCAATTATGTGATCTATTACGCCGTGACCACGGCCGAGGTCGTCATCGTGCGCGTGCTGCACGGCGCGCGTGACGCCGCTGCGATCGCCGAGCACGGGGGATTTTCGACTCTTTGATCTGCGCCCCGGCCCCGAACGCCGCCTTAGTTTCGAAAGCCGAGCTCGGGCCGGTTCGCTCTCCCCCTCGCCCCACATCGCCTCCGGTCCAAAATCTGCTATAGCTCGCCAGACCTACCGCGCCGCATGGCGCCCCCGCTCGAGGATCGACGCCCCCTATGCAAGTCGAAACAGACGCCGCCAATTCCAGCTCCTCCGCTCTGCTCGACGATCAGTCGCTGCTCGCCGATATTCGCCTGCTCGGCCGCCTGCTGGGCGACACGGTGCGCGAGCAGGAGGGCGTCGCCGCCTTCGAGCGCATAGAGACGATCCGCCGCCTCTCGGTGGCCGTCAGCCGCAATGGCGACATGGAGGCCGATCACAAGCTCGATGCGCTGCTGCGCTCGCTCTCGGCGAGCGAGGCGGTGACGGTCATCCGCGCTTTCAGCTATTTCTCGCATCTCGCCAATATCGCCGAGGATCTGCATCCGCTGCAGGGCGACGAGGCCTCCGGCGCGCCGAGCCTCGCCAACACCTTCGCCCATTTGCGCAAGGCCTCGATCGGCCCCGGCAAGGTGGCGCAAGTGCTCTCCAATGGCTGGGTCTCGCCCGTGCTCACCGCGCATCCGACCGAGGTGCGGCGCAAGAGCCTGCTCGACGCCGAGCACGCCATCTCCGCTCTGCTGCAAGCGCGCCCACATGCGCGCAACAAGGCCGAGCTCGCCCGCAACGAGCTGCAATTGCGCGCCCGCGTCTCGCAGCTGTGGCAGACGGAGCTGCTGCGGCAGGCTCGGCTCACCGTGCGCGACGAGATCGCCAACACGCTGAGCTATTATCGCAGCACCTTCCTGCGCCAGATTCCGCTGCTCTACGCCGACATCGAAGAGCGCCTCGGCGGCTTGCGCATTCCGCCCTTTCTGCGCATGGGCACATGGGTCGGCGGCGATCGCGACGGCAACCCCAATGTGCGCGCCGAATCGCTCGCCAATGCGCTGCGCATGCAGAGCGAGACGGCGCTGCGCTTCTATCTCACCGAGGTGCATGAGCTCGGCGCCGAGCTGTCCATCTCGCGCCGCTACGCCGGCTGCAGCCAGGCGCTCGAGCAGCTCGCGGCGCGCTCCGGCGACGACAATCCGCATCGCGACGACGAGCCCTATCGCCGCGCGCTGATCGGCGTCTACGCCCGCCTCGCCGCGACGCTCGAGGAGCTGACCGGCCAGCAGGCGCAGCGCCATGCGCGGGCGCCCGGCGCGCCCTATTCCGACGCGCGCGCTTTTCTCGCCGATCTCGAGATCGTCGACGATTCGCTGCGCTGCCATCACAGCGACGTGATCGCGACGCAGCGGCTCGAGCCGCTGATCCGCGCGGCGGAAGTCTTCGGCTTTCATCTCGCCACTGTCGATCTGCGGCAGAGCTCCGACCGTCACGAGGAGACCATCGCCGCTCTGCTGCGCGAGGCGCGCGTCGCGCCCGACTACGCCGCTTTAACGGAAGAGGAGAAGCGCGCGCTGCTGCTGAAGCTGCTCAGCGATCCGCGGCCGGTGCGGCTCGTCGACGCCGCCTATTCCGAAGATGTGGCGAGCGAGCTGGCGATCTTCGAGCGCGCGGCGGAGATGCGCAAGACCTATGGCCACGAGTCGATCCGCCATTACATCGTCAGCCATACGGAGACGGTGAGCGATCTGCTCGAGGTGCTGCTGCTGCAGAAGGAATGCGGCATGATGCGCGGCACGCTCGATCCGCGCGACGCCAATATCGTCGCCGCCGATCTCATCATCGTGCCTTTGTTCGAGACGATCGGCGATCTGCGCAACGCCGCCGTCATCATGCGCGAATTCTATGCGCTGCCCGGAATCGTCAAGCTCGTCACCAATTCCGGCGCGCAGCAGGACATCATGCTGGGCTATTCGGACAGCAACAAGGACGGCGGCATTCTCGCCAGCATTTGGGAGCTCTATCGCGCCTCCACCGCGCTCGCGGATTTCTTCTCGGGCCTTCCGTCGATCGCCATGCGACTCTTCCACGGCCGCGGCGGCACGGTGGGACGCGGCGGCGGACCGAGCTATGACGCCATTCTCGCGCAGCCGCCCGGCACGGTGAACGGGCAAATCCGCCTCACCGAGCAAGGCGAGGTGATCGCGGCGAAATACGCCAATCCGCAGATCGGCCGCATCAATCTCGAGCTGCTGGTCGCCGCGACGCTCGAGGCGACGCTGCTCTCGCACAGCAAGGCGCCGCCGCCGGAATTCCTCGAGGTGGCGGAACAGCTCGCGCAATGGGGCATGGACGCCTATCGCGGCCTCGTCTACGAGACGCCCGATTTCGTCGACTATTTCTTCGCCTCGACGCCGATCTCCGAGATCGCCTCGCTCAACATCGGCTCGCGGCCGGCCTCGCGCAAGCCCTCGCGCAAGATCGAGGATTTACGCGCCATTCCGTGGAGCTTCTCTTGGGGTCAGGCGCGTCTCGCTCTGCCCGGCTGGTACGGCTTCGGCTCGGCGATCGCGCGCTTCCGCGAGGGCGACGACGGAACCAAGCTCGAGCTGCTGAAGCGCATGTATCGCGAATGGCCTTTCTTCCGCACGCTTCTGTCGAACATCGACATGATCCTGTCGAAGACAGATCTCTCGATCGCGCGTCACTATGCGGGGCTGGTGCAGGATCACGCGCTCGCCGACCGCATCTATGGGGAGATAGAGGCGGAGTGGAGCAGAGCCAACGCCGCGCTCGCCGATCTCACCGGATCGAGCGAGCGTCTCGCCGACAATCCGGCGCTGGCGCGCTCGCTGCACCATCGCTTCCCCTACATCGCGCCGCTCAACTATCTGCAGGTGGAGCTCATTCGCCGCTTCCGTGGCGGCCAGACCGGCGACGACATCCGCCAGGGCATTCTCATGTCCATAAATGGCGTCGCCGCGGGCCTGCGCAACACGGGGTGAACAGAAGTGGGCGACATTGCGGCGCCGTCGTCAAACCGTCATGCGCCGCCGCCATTAGGGGTTCCGATTCAGCTGGAACGGAACCGCAATGTCGCCTCTTCTCTCGCGCGTCAGCCCTCTCGCTCTTCTCGCCTCTCTCTCGCTCTCCCCGGCGGCCGTCGCAGCGGACATCAACGTCCCGGCCAATACGACCGTCTCCGGCCAGAAGACATTCGGCGGCGCCGACAAGATCACCGTTGGCGCCGGCGGCAAGCTCACCTCCTCCGCCAATCCGACGCTGAATCAGACGTCGACCTCCACCGGCGTCTCCATCGACAATTTCGGCACGATCGAATCGACCGGAACAGGAACGCGCGCCATCCGCTTCAACAGCGGAACCGCGATGAGCTTCACGCTCACCAATGAGGCGGGCGCGACGATCCAATCGCAGAATGACGCGCTGCAAGTGGGCACCGCCGTCGCGTCGGGAACGATCACCGTCAATAATTACGGGCTGATCCAGGCGACGGGCACGGGCTCCAACAATGGCCAGGCGATCGACTTCGGCAATATCGTCGCCGGAACGGCCTCCATCACAATCAATAATTTCTCGACCGGCGTGCTGCAGACGGCCGACGCCGACGGCATACGCCCCGGCAACAAAGCCACGGTGAATAATTACGGCCAGATCATCGGCAATAATTTTCAGACCAGCAGCGGCGCGGATGGAATCGACTTCCAGACCAGCACGGGCGGAACGGTCAATAATTACGCCGGCGGCCTGATTTCCGGCGGGCGCCACGGAATCAACATCAGCTATGATCCGACGGCGAATGCGACGACCTCCTCGATCACCGTCACCAATTACGCTGGCGGTCAGATCATCGGCCGCAACGGTTCGGGCGTCGGCTCCGACGTCGGCGGGACGGTGATCAATTACGGCCTCATCTCGGGCGATATCGACAATATCGCCGGCGTCGCCAATGGCGACGGCGATGGCGTCGATATCGATTACATCGGCAACATCACCAATTACGGGATCATCCGCGGCACGGGCGCAAAGGGCGTCGGCTCCGACGGCAAGACCAACACCAGCCAGGGCGTCGCTATCGGCGGCGGCGTCATCGACAATAAGGCCGGCGCGACCATCATCGGCCAGGCGGATGGCATTCTCGTCGACAATAGCTCGGAAGGGCCGGCCTTCGGCGCAGTGACGATCACCAACGCCGGCACGATCGAGGGCACGACGCGCTACGGAATCTATATCAACAGCACGCTGAACAATACCATCACCAATTCCGGGACCATCACCGGAGGCGGCGGACAAGCGATCGTCTTCGGCTCCGGCGACGACACGCTGAACATTCGCACCGGCTCTGTCATCAATGGAACGGTGGACGGCGGCGCAGGCTTCGACCGCATCTCGCTCTCGGGAACCGGGACTTTCGCCGGCGCGATCAATTTCGAGACGCTGAGCGTCGATGACGGCGTGTGGACGCTCACCGGAACGCAGAGCTATTCGAGCGGCCTCACTGTCGCCAGCGGCGCCGAGCTGGTCGCCGCCGGAACGATCGGCAATCTCGTCACCATCGCCGCGGGCGGGCGCGTCTCCGGCGCGGGAACGCTGGGCGCGCTCGATCTTTCCGGCGTCGTCTCGCCGGGCTCGGGCGTCGGCGCGATCTCGACGCTCACCGTGACCGGCAACGCCACTTTCCGCTCGGGCTCGGTCTATCAGGTAGACGCCAACGCCGCCGGCGCGGCGGATAAGATCGTCGTCGGCGGAACGGCGGCGCTCGGCGGCGCGGTGCAAGTGACGGCGGCGTCCGGCAATTATGCCCCCGCCACGACCTATTCGATCGTGCAGGCGGCAGGCGGCGTCAGCGGCTCCTTCGCATCAGTCTCCACCGATCTGGCCTTTTTGACGCCCTCGCTCTCCTATGACGCCAACAACGCCTATCTGACGCTCTCGCGCAATGGCGTGTTCTTCCAGAGCGTCGCGGCCAATCGCAATCAGCGCGCGGTCGCCGCGGCGCTCGACACGACGCCGACGGCGAGCCCGCTCTTCCTTTCCATCGTCGGCAAATCGGCGGCCGGCGCGCGCACGGCATTCGACGGCCTCTCCGGCGAAGGCGTCACGGGCGCGCTGAACGCGGGCCTCGAATCGAACCGCCTGTTCGGCTCCACGCTCGCAGACGCGGGGCAATTCTGGCGCTCGGGCGAGACGCGCGACGCCAATGGCGTTTCCATTTCCGCGACGACGCCGGCCCTCGGCTATGCGTCGCTGGAATCGAAGAAGGGTCCGATCGCTCTGCGTCCGACGCAGGAGCCGGCGCGACTCTGGCGGCTGTGGATCTCCGGCTTCGGCCAGAGCGCGCGCCTCGGCGGCGATGCGGCGCAAGGCTCGGCGACGCAACGCACCAGCCTCG
This window harbors:
- a CDS encoding phasin, coding for MSEPIYQIPNEVRDFAEKSVEQARKAFEGFAGAAHKAIGSVETTTATFQVGAKDVSAKALGYAEANVNAAFDLAQKLLRAKDPQEVLQLQAEYVKSQVEAIQTQAKDLGAALQKATTGK
- a CDS encoding phasin family protein, producing the protein MATHTRGSSKRPTPPKEPPITLKDALDDDEPETAPLEAASPVEIDAVAAALEAAEIEAVTAALEPVELALTPAEPAAIDVPTETAPEPVFDIAPEPALETVAEPVLETIAEPVLDVVAEPISEAPAAPVAIIAATIEAAPAKAEPLDPSLWSLKTFDLVNENAAAVLDLALALGQARSVGDALEAQSRFASERYTTFLKRANELVELSSRWSPFRFAVSAFVA
- a CDS encoding shikimate dehydrogenase, producing MHGQDRFLLAGVMGWPISHSRSPKIHNYWLARYGLAGAYAPLAIEPGRLAAALRALPALNFSGCNLTIPHKEAALAIVDVLDASATRIGAVNCVVVEEDGTLVGRNYDGFGFTASLRAAAPMWRADAGPAVVIGAGGAARAVIAGLIDSGAAEVRLFNRTLERAQKISADFGAPVTAHRWEERAEGLAGAGLLVNTTNQGMVGEPPLDLPLDRLPAEALVSDIVYAPLETPLLAAARARGNVAVDGLGMLIHQARPAFRDWFGVMPEATPELRALIEATL
- the bioB gene encoding biotin synthase BioB, with product MNAPADFTLRHDWTLEEIVAIHDAPLLELIARASALHSRFFDPNDVQKAALLSIKTGGCPENCSYCSQSAHHREVKLDRVELLQVDEVLDAAARAKEAGADRFCMGAAWRQAPKGERFDAVLDMVRGVRALGMEACVTLGMLDDGQAERLVEAGLTAYNHNLDTGPEFYGEIVTTRTYEDRLQTLAAVRRAGIEMCCGGIIGMGESVRDRAHMLQVLASFDPHPESVPINALAAIEGTPLEGRPPVDSLELVRMIATTRILMPKSRVRLSAGRSGLSREAQILCLVAGANSIFYGEKLLTAGNPGLDADAALFSALSAQGQGACAAKQ
- a CDS encoding ribbon-helix-helix domain-containing protein, with protein sequence MAEIERLTITLPSDMASVVKSAVAVGDYASTSEVVREAIRDWKIKRALQLQELAALKAEIDKGLADVAAGRVKKFDAESIIARGRKLLASRSPSV
- a CDS encoding type II toxin-antitoxin system RelE/ParE family toxin, translating into MASDSEASATRLLREIETSCSGLLDFPFAGVSRERLARGLRATFKGNYVIYYAVTTAEVVIVRVLHGARDAAAIAEHGGFSTL
- the ppc gene encoding phosphoenolpyruvate carboxylase, whose protein sequence is MQVETDAANSSSSALLDDQSLLADIRLLGRLLGDTVREQEGVAAFERIETIRRLSVAVSRNGDMEADHKLDALLRSLSASEAVTVIRAFSYFSHLANIAEDLHPLQGDEASGAPSLANTFAHLRKASIGPGKVAQVLSNGWVSPVLTAHPTEVRRKSLLDAEHAISALLQARPHARNKAELARNELQLRARVSQLWQTELLRQARLTVRDEIANTLSYYRSTFLRQIPLLYADIEERLGGLRIPPFLRMGTWVGGDRDGNPNVRAESLANALRMQSETALRFYLTEVHELGAELSISRRYAGCSQALEQLAARSGDDNPHRDDEPYRRALIGVYARLAATLEELTGQQAQRHARAPGAPYSDARAFLADLEIVDDSLRCHHSDVIATQRLEPLIRAAEVFGFHLATVDLRQSSDRHEETIAALLREARVAPDYAALTEEEKRALLLKLLSDPRPVRLVDAAYSEDVASELAIFERAAEMRKTYGHESIRHYIVSHTETVSDLLEVLLLQKECGMMRGTLDPRDANIVAADLIIVPLFETIGDLRNAAVIMREFYALPGIVKLVTNSGAQQDIMLGYSDSNKDGGILASIWELYRASTALADFFSGLPSIAMRLFHGRGGTVGRGGGPSYDAILAQPPGTVNGQIRLTEQGEVIAAKYANPQIGRINLELLVAATLEATLLSHSKAPPPEFLEVAEQLAQWGMDAYRGLVYETPDFVDYFFASTPISEIASLNIGSRPASRKPSRKIEDLRAIPWSFSWGQARLALPGWYGFGSAIARFREGDDGTKLELLKRMYREWPFFRTLLSNIDMILSKTDLSIARHYAGLVQDHALADRIYGEIEAEWSRANAALADLTGSSERLADNPALARSLHHRFPYIAPLNYLQVELIRRFRGGQTGDDIRQGILMSINGVAAGLRNTG
- a CDS encoding autotransporter outer membrane beta-barrel domain-containing protein, which codes for MSPLLSRVSPLALLASLSLSPAAVAADINVPANTTVSGQKTFGGADKITVGAGGKLTSSANPTLNQTSTSTGVSIDNFGTIESTGTGTRAIRFNSGTAMSFTLTNEAGATIQSQNDALQVGTAVASGTITVNNYGLIQATGTGSNNGQAIDFGNIVAGTASITINNFSTGVLQTADADGIRPGNKATVNNYGQIIGNNFQTSSGADGIDFQTSTGGTVNNYAGGLISGGRHGINISYDPTANATTSSITVTNYAGGQIIGRNGSGVGSDVGGTVINYGLISGDIDNIAGVANGDGDGVDIDYIGNITNYGIIRGTGAKGVGSDGKTNTSQGVAIGGGVIDNKAGATIIGQADGILVDNSSEGPAFGAVTITNAGTIEGTTRYGIYINSTLNNTITNSGTITGGGGQAIVFGSGDDTLNIRTGSVINGTVDGGAGFDRISLSGTGTFAGAINFETLSVDDGVWTLTGTQSYSSGLTVASGAELVAAGTIGNLVTIAAGGRVSGAGTLGALDLSGVVSPGSGVGAISTLTVTGNATFRSGSVYQVDANAAGAADKIVVGGTAALGGAVQVTAASGNYAPATTYSIVQAAGGVSGSFASVSTDLAFLTPSLSYDANNAYLTLSRNGVFFQSVAANRNQRAVAAALDTTPTASPLFLSIVGKSAAGARTAFDGLSGEGVTGALNAGLESNRLFGSTLADAGQFWRSGETRDANGVSISATTPALGYASLESKKGPIALRPTQEPARLWRLWISGFGQSARLGGDAAQGSATQRTSLGGGAIGLDAVVLPNLLLGFAGGYSAGDASTDLRSTHVDTHGWHIGGYGVFTFDPNYISASLTFSDFDNYSRRSVFGLGTGETANANFESRVLRARVEIGRDVDLFGLRATPFAAVETAHIWTDGFAETTAAFPGFAGLGALTFAARETESLPVYFGARVKRSFALDNGWRLTPDLSLAYVHEFEPTRTLLASFASTPSAAFTIAGARPDENYLQVKGGLRLDVSASVALFASFEGEYGGRTQSYAGRGGLKVVW